ACGCGGGGCTACGCCCTCCTCCTGACGGTCACGCTGGTCGGCCTCTGGCTCTACATCCTGGCGAACACCCTGCGGGGCGTGGCGCGGGGCACGCTGTTTCTGGGTAGGCCCCTCGACCTGCCCGCGGGAGGGGAGCGGGCCCCGGGGGCGAGCCAATTCCGATAAGCTACCCCCATGCCGCTCGATCCCCGCCTCCTCGAGATCCTCTGCTGTCCGGCCTGCCACGGCGACCTGCTGGAGAAGGCGGAGGGACTGCACTGCCAGGGCTGCGGCCTGCTCTACCCCATCGAGGACGGGATTCCCGTGATGCTGGTGGACCAGGCGAAGAAAGCCCAGCCATGAGGCTCGACCGGGCCCAGGCCGAATCGCTGCTCCGGCGCATGGAAGGCCGCAAGGTGGCCGTGCTGGGCGATGTCATGCTGGATGAGTACCTGTTCGGCGAAGTGAGCCGCATCTCGCCAGAGGCGCCCGTACCGATCGTCCGGGTGGTGCGGGAGCACGCCGTGCTGGGCGGCGCGGCCAATGTGGCGGCCAACCTCAAGGCCCTGGGCGCGGAGCCCCTCCTCATCGGCACCCTGCAGAAGGATGGGGCGGGCGACCGGGTGCTCAGCCTGCTGGGCCGCCTGGGCATCTCCATTTCGGGCCTGGTGCTGGATGCCTCCCGGCCCACCATCATCAAGACCCGCGTCATCGGCCAGCAGCAGCAGATGCTCCGCATCGACCGAGAGGAATCAGGACCGAGGGAGGCCGCCGTGCTGCTGGGCCTCAAGGACCGTCTGGACCGCGCCCTGAGCGAGGCCTCGGCCCTCATCGTGTCCGACTACGCCAAGGGCGCCGTGAACGAGACCGTCATGGAGGCGGTGCGGGAGTTCTGCGCCGCGCGGAACCTGCCCTGGATCGTGGATCCCAAGCCAGCGCACAAGGCCCTGTACCGGGGCGCCACCCTCATG
The window above is part of the Geothrix sp. genome. Proteins encoded here:
- the rfaE1 gene encoding D-glycero-beta-D-manno-heptose-7-phosphate kinase; this encodes MRLDRAQAESLLRRMEGRKVAVLGDVMLDEYLFGEVSRISPEAPVPIVRVVREHAVLGGAANVAANLKALGAEPLLIGTLQKDGAGDRVLSLLGRLGISISGLVLDASRPTIIKTRVIGQQQQMLRIDREESGPREAAVLLGLKDRLDRALSEASALIVSDYAKGAVNETVMEAVREFCAARNLPWIVDPKPAHKALYRGATLMTPNTKEASELAHAPARTDAEVAEAGRAIMAELGLRGLLVTRSERGMALFAPDEDHAAPWMVPTEAREVFDVSGAGDTVIAAFSAAVAAGADWREAAMLANAAAGVVVAKVGTATATPAEILAHYHEQEAN
- a CDS encoding Trm112 family protein, which encodes MPLDPRLLEILCCPACHGDLLEKAEGLHCQGCGLLYPIEDGIPVMLVDQAKKAQP